The following is a genomic window from Phycisphaeraceae bacterium.
GCCACGGTGGCGAAACTGATGTCGCCGTCGATGGCGTTAACCAGTCTGGAGCTTCAAGGCACACGACCGGTTCCAGCTCCCGCGCCGCCGAAGCTCAAGGAGGGAGAGGTTGCGCCGCCACCCAAGCCGGCCCAGCGGCAGATTCTCCGGCTTGAGTTCATCGGGCTTGCGCCGTCAGACGTTGAAATTGCCAATTTCGTAGGTCGGCTCAGCGATCATCAGCTTTTCAGCAACGTCAAGATGATCTACAGCCGCGCTACGGTTGTTACCGAACTCCAGGCACGCGAGTTCCGCATTGAGCTCGAGGTGCCGCTGGACCGCGACTACAAGGTCGCTGAGAGCAAGGAGGTGGCTCTTGCGGATTGAGAAAGACCAGAAGCGCACGCTCGCCACGGTGGGCATCCTTGTCGCAGCATTTGTCGTGGGTCTGTGGCTGCCCCACCGACTTCAGGAACGAAGGCTGCATCAGCAGATCAAAGCGGCGCAGAAACAGCTTGGCTTTGATCGCGCCAGCTCTCAGGGCCTGGGAAAGCTTGCCCGTGACGTGATCGCATTGCGCGAAGTCACCGATCAATCGCAAAAGTATGTTCCGCAGGAGACAGAGCTGGCGCCGTTGCTGCGGCAATTGAGCACCAACCTGCAGACGCTGGATACGTCGGATCAGGTTATGGAAACCGAGACGAGCACCACCGGGCAGGACTACTCGGTGATTCCGGTGACTCTGAAATTCAAGGGGTCCTTTCCCAGTGCTTTCGGATTTATCAAAAACATCGAGTCCATGCGTCGTCTGGTGCGCATCACGCGCCTGTACGCACGGACAGATGCTTCAAAGCCGGGGGAACCCCTGACGGTGGAGATCCAGATTTGCGCGTTTTCGTCTTCGTCTGAGGAGGCACCTACGCCATGAGTCCTGTGATCAAGAAGCTCGTCAATCAATTGACGGCAGACAAGAAAAAATTATCGATCATGCTCGCGCTGGTGATGGTGGGCATGCTGCTGTGGGGCCGACTGCTGCTCAAGCAGGTACCTCGGACAGCCGTGGCTAATCCGAGCGAATCGCTCAGCGCTCAGACCGATAAGGTGATCGAAGAAGCCCGAGAAATAGCCCGTAAAACCATCAACATCGACCTGCCATCAGCCCTTTCGCGCGATGTATTCACCTTGAATCCCGCGGGTTATGCCCGAATTGAGAAAGTTGAAGCAACGGTCACGCAGGTAGGAAAGTCGGACCCTAAACCGGCCGATGAATCCGAGCAGGTCAGCGTCACGGTGCTCCGTGCCGCCAAAGGCCTGGTGCTCCAGACCACGATGCTTGGTGAAAATCCACGGGCCATGATTAACGGTCAGGTGTTAAAGCCGGGTGAAAAAATACGTGGTTTTGAGCTTAAACAAGTGAATTCGCGTGACGTGATCCTCGAAATGGAGGGGATCGAAGTTCGGTTGGAAATGTAAACCGTGAGGCCGGGCCAATGCCCAAGGAGACCGCTATGGGTTTTTCAACGAAGCAGATTTTGTCGGCCGTTTTTTTTTGCTCGGTAGGGTTGGTTTATAGCAGCCCGGCAATTGGGGATGACCGTCCCGCAGCCAAGGAAGGCAGCAGCGCGGTTCAGCAGGACGCTACTCCTGCCCCTGCCGCGGACGCCGCCGAACAAACCAAACAGCCGCCTACGACCCAGCCATTGAGCCTTTTCGGCTCGGATTCGGACGCCAAATCCGCCGACCCGCAGAAGCTCCCAGAGGGGCAGACCGTCGCGGTCAGCTCGATCGGCCAGATTGATTTACACGTCAAAGACCTGGAATTGACGCAGGTGCTTCAGCTCCTCTCAATCCAGTCGCAGCGGAACATCGTCGCGACCAAAGGCGTGAGCGGATCGATCTCCGCCGATCTCTACGGTGTGGATTTTTATGAAGCACTGGACGCCATTCTGCACACCAACGGATTCGGCTACCGCGAGAAAGGCAACTTCATTTATGTGTACACCGCAGCCGAGATCAAGGCCATGCAGGACGCGGAGCGGAAGCTCACCAAGCGTCTGGTTCGGCTGAACTATCTGACTGCCGGTGACGCAGCGAAGTTTGTTACCCCCCTGCTTTCAGGTGCTGGCTCCATCACGGTCAGCGCGGAGTCAACGACAGGCTTTCAAGCGAGTGTCGCCGACGGCGGCGCCAACACCAATGCGCACGGCGACATGATGATTATTCGT
Proteins encoded in this region:
- the pilO gene encoding type 4a pilus biogenesis protein PilO produces the protein MRIEKDQKRTLATVGILVAAFVVGLWLPHRLQERRLHQQIKAAQKQLGFDRASSQGLGKLARDVIALREVTDQSQKYVPQETELAPLLRQLSTNLQTLDTSDQVMETETSTTGQDYSVIPVTLKFKGSFPSAFGFIKNIESMRRLVRITRLYARTDASKPGEPLTVEIQICAFSSSSEEAPTP